A window of the Brassica oleracea var. oleracea cultivar TO1000 chromosome C1, BOL, whole genome shotgun sequence genome harbors these coding sequences:
- the LOC106313559 gene encoding cystine lyase CORI3-like codes for MATTPMCTEWQFSGNEAAKEAAAAALGAYTSKLMALCDPNGKPILPPSNKAVETSNSAEKAVVKVILSGTGNAYAPSIGLPLAKSAVAEYLNRDLPKKLTAADVFMTVGCKRAIDLAVDILAKPKANVLLPRPGFPWDVVRSIYKNLEVRYYDFIPEQNFEIDFESVKKVTDKNTFAIFIINPHNPNGNTYSEAHLKQLAELAKELSIMVVSDEVFRWTVFGNNPFVPMGKFSSIVPVVTLGSLSKGWNVPGWRTGWLALHDLDGVFRNTKILQAANEFLQINAKPPTVIQAAMPDILERTPKHFFHERGSFLKHKVDIGYSKVKHIPGLTCYMKPEACTFLWTKLDISCFADIEDDQDFCRKLAMEENLVVLPGIAFRQKNWLRHSIDMETPTVEDAFERLKSFCERHSAERGASLKNVNGVN; via the exons ATGGCGACCACCCCCATGTGCACTGAGTGGCAGTTCAGCGGGAACGAGGCAGCCAAAGAAGCTGCTGCGGCCGCCCTAGGTGCCTACACCTCTAAACTCATGGCTCTTTGTGATCCTAATGGCAAGCCCATTTTGCCCCCGAGTAACAAGGCCGTGGAGACCAGCAATTCAGCGGAAAAAGCTGTCGTTAAAGTTATTCTCTCCGGCACTGGAAACGCCTATGCTCCTAGCATTGGCCTTCCGCTCGCCAAAAG TGCCGTAGCAGAGTATCTAAACAGAGATCTTCCAAAGAAGCTAACAGCAGCTGACGTGTTTATGACTGTTGGATGCAAACGAGCAATTGACCTTGCGGTGGATATTCTGGCTAAACCAAAAGCCAACGTTTTGCTTCCGAGGCCAGGCTTCCCGTGGGATGTAGTACGCTCCATCTACAAGAACCTCGAGGTCCGTTACTATGATTTCATCCCTGAACAAAACTTTGAGATCGACTTCGAAAGCGTCAAAAAGGTGACAGACAAGAACACCTTTGCTATATTTATCATCAACCCTCACAATCCCAATGGAAACACTTACTCGGAGGCTCATCTCAAACAG CTCGCTGAATTGGCTAAGGAACTCTCGATTATGGTGGTTTCTGATGAAGTTTTTAGATGGACCGTCTTCGGGAATAACCCTTTTGTGCCGATGGGAAAGTTTTCTTCCATCGTACCAGTGGTTACACTCGGATCCTTATCTAAGGGATGGAATGTCCCAGGATGGCGAACTGGCTGGCTCGCGCTGCACGATCTAGACGGTGTCTTCAGAAACACTAAG ATATTACAAGCTGCCAACGAATTTCTCCAGATAAATGCCAAACCTCCGACTGTTATTCAG GCGGCTATGCCTGACATTTTGGAGAGAACTCCAAAACATTTCTTCCACGAGAGGGGAAGTTTTCTGAAACATAAAGTAGATATTGGATATTCTAAGGTCAAGCACATACCTGGCCTCACTTGTTACATGAAACCCGAAGCGTGCACCTTTTTATGG ACCAAGCTGGATATATCGTGCTTTGCTGACATTGAAGACGATCAAGACTTCTGCAGGAAGCTTGCTATGGAAGAAAATCTCGTCGTTTTGCCAG GGATTGCATTTAGGCAGAAGAATTGGCTGAGGCATTCTATCGACATGGAGACGCCAACAGTTGAGGACGCATTTGAAAGATTGAAGAGCTTCTGTGAACGCCATTCCGCTGAACGTGGAGCTTCACTCAAAAACGTCAATGGCGTGAACTAG